cctccttggcgcctattgcccgtcgcgtcggcggtccgccggggggtacgccaacggcgggttgttgccgccctcgaggtgcgtccGCACGCCCTCAAGtgtgcggccgggggcgccccaccataggtggcgcccctcgctgttcttcacgCAGCCGACCACCGACGCctcgttggtggacgccagccgctgctgctggcggcgctcgaagtacgccgcccaagccgcgtggttgtcggtggcatactgggggagggagagctcggcgtcggtgagggaggcgcgcacgatctCGACCTCGTCGGCGTAGTAGGATGGTttggccacggcgtcgggcaacgggggaatgggcactcccccattgctgagcctccagcccgtcggcccggcgcgcatgtccggcggcgccgggatgtttgcctggaacaggagccaggactcctgttcgcggagcgaacggcggccgaagtcgttggccgccgcctcgtctccggggaaacgctcggccatcggggagatggagtggctggggagaagagatcggcgccggcgctcgggagatggagtggctgggggagaagagatcggcggcggcgctcgggagagggagggctgggggAGAAGAGCTCGGCGGCGGCACTCGGGAGAGGTGGAGAGGTGGCACTCATCACAGGCGAGCGAGGCCATATATAGCCGCGCCGCGTCCGTGTGTACGCGTCCGAGGGAGGGGAGGCatcggcgcgccgccccgtgaacgcgccgcccgtgaggaatcaatggcaaagctgatcggcggcagccttgccattgattccccgcgggaaaccgaggcgtcgggagaagacgaggcgggcggtgtcgctgacgcggctggcccgcggcgctttcgcgccaaaaacgattcgcccggcacCCCCGAGcgctccccagcgcgccgggttcgggttgggtccgccggcgccaatttcggcccgagccggcgaaaaaagggcccctgggggcgcgactgggccgattttttggtgCCGACGGCCAAAAAAtcgcctggggggccttgttgggggcgcggctggagatgcttttAATATTTGGAAGTGGTAACTCAATGCTAGAGTGCACTAGTAGCTAGCAGAAGTAATATGGAGTCCACTCAATTAATAAGTTTGCCAACGAAATCAATCGGGTGGGAGGCGGGAAGAACAAGGCGTGTGATGCTCTCTCTCCTGGGCTCCCGCGACTCCTGGGCGACGAGCGGTTCCTAGGGTTTTGAGCACTTTCTAGGTCTCCGATTACGTCGTTGATCCTCCTTTCTTTCCCCCATCCCCGATCAGATCTCTTGCTACTCCTGGTGCGTGCGTCTCCTGGATCTGGTCTCTGCTCGGGGTGATTAAGGGGCTTTCCTTGTATCGCTTCCCACCCTTGGCAGGGCCAGTTTTAGGGTTCGGCGTGTATCCCATGGCAGGGACTCGGGATGTGGGGGGATCAGTGGCCTTCGGGGCCGGAGAGTTTGCGCCGGGCGGCGGTGATGGCGATGCCACCCGGGCGCGTCCGATCGCTGGGGGGTCGATGGCGGTCCCAACTCCATCTCCCTCGGCGGGCCGTTCTTCCTCTACAACCCGCGTGGCGGATCATGTTGAGGAGATGATGGAACGACTTCGTCTGACGGCTGTCGAGGCGAGTCCCGTGGTGCTGGATGatgaggatgaggcagatttggtGGCTCCGGATTGCGCGTTGGTGGGGAAGGTTCTCTCCCCTAACATCCTCCACTTGCAGACTATCTCTTCTGCTATGAGGCCTGCTTGGGGCAATCCAAGGGGTTTGCTGCTCCATCCCTACGGGGACAATGTTTTTGTTGCTGAATTTGGTTCCCTGGCGGATAGAACCAGGGTGATCGAAGGCTCGCCTTGGATGGTGGGCAAGCACGCTGTCCTTCTCAAGGTTTTTTATCTGAATACCCAACCCCTTCATGTCAAGTTTGATCGTCTGGCTATTTGGGCCCGTATAATGAACTTACCTCCAAGGTTGAGGAGAGCAAAACTTGGACTGGAGTTTGCAAAGCCTATTGGTAATATCATCAAGGTTGATGCTGATTCTGACGGGCGCTGTTGGGGTGGATATATGCGTTTTCGGGTGGAGATTTCTGTTGGTGAACCACTCGTGCGTTATGTGACGGTAACTTCAGTCAAACTTCAGTCGACAGACACTTTTTCGGTGATGTACGAGAGACTGCCCCTACACTGTTTCTCGTGTGGCCTCCTTGGCCATTCTTCTGTCCTATGCCCATCCCCAGGTGTCAGGGATGTGAATGGGGACCTTCCATATGCAGCTAAGAGGATCTGTGTTCAGGATGAGAGGCACAACAGGGCTGGTGGATCGAAGTCCTCAACGGCTTCTTCGTCTGCTGGTTATGTTGGCAGAGCAGGCGGTCAGCGGCCTACTCCCTCTGGTCGTGCTAAAGCTGCTGCAACTATGGTCTCGGAAGCGGCTGAGGGTGAGGTCTCTTCTCCTGTCAAACGAGCTGGTAGGGGTCGTGGTCGTACCCCCTCCTCCCGAGGGCGAGGGAGGGGTCGGAGTGCAGCTACGAGCAGGGAGTTGTTCTCCGGCAGCCATGACAATGTGGGTACATCCGGACAAAAGAGGAAGGCGGCGAAAGCTAAGGCCCCTTTGGTGATCTATGACAAGGCATCTTCTGATGCAAATGATCTAGCTTTGGTCTTGGCAACGGACCCCCAAGCTGCTAATGCTGGTGTGGAGCAGCTCGGTGATGAGGACTCGAACAAAAAACAACGCACATCAGACTCTCGATCGGCGGATCCGGCGGCAGCTGCGGCGCAGCCTCGCCTGACGCAATGAGTATCATCTGCTGGAACTGTCGAGGCCTGGGGTCGGACTCGACAGTTGGCGAGCTTCGCTGGCTTGTGAAGCTCTACCGACCCTCCCTCCTCTTTCTTTCTGAAACAAAGATGAGGGATTCGCGGGTGAAGAATTTCATGTGGTCATTGGGTTTTTCTGGCTGTTATGCTATCAGTGGCGGTCTTGCTTTGTTCTGGACACATGCAGCGGATGTAACGGTAAAGGCTGCCAATAAGAGGTGCATTGATGTTCAGGTGAAACTTGATGAGGGTTTGCCGTGGAGAGCGACGTTTGTCTACGACGAACCAAGAAGGGAGGATAGACCACTCTTTTGGGAACTTCTTCGGCGTATGCATCATTCCTGGTCGGGTCCATGGTTATGCTGCGGCGACTTTAATGAGGTGCTTACTGGTGATGAACACTGTGGGCCCAGAGACAGGCTAGACTCTCAGATGGCTGCTTTTAGGGATTGCATGTTGGACTGTGGATTGACTGACTTGGGCTTTTCCGGTCCTAAGTTCACGTGGTGTAATAGACAGGATCCCAACAGTAATGTCCGGTGTCACTTGGATCGAGCTATGGCGAACAGTGACTTTTCTAACTTGTTTGAGGCTTGCAATGTGGAGAATATTATTGCCACCACATCTGACCACTATCCGATCCTTGTTCGGCTGCGGGCAGATCTTCATATGCACCGTGCGATCCCAGTGCAGCAAGGTTTCAGGTTTGAGGCAATGTGGCTGCGGGCGGCTGATTACCGTGAAACGCTCGAGCAGGCTTGGTCGGCTGGCAAAGATGGCTTGTTGTCTTTGAGCTCGACTTGGACGAACCTCAAGGGGGTGGCTAGCTCTCTGCGCTCCTGGAGCAAGGAGGCTTTCGGTTCTGTTCGTAAGAATATTGGCAAGATGGAACGTCGCCTTGCTACCATTAGGGCGTCACCGCCCTCCCCGTCTTCGCTTGCTGAGGAGAAACACATTGAGGGTCAGCTATGCGAGTTGTTTGAGCGTGAAGAGGTTATGGAGAGGCAGCGGTCTCGGgtggactggctcaaagccggtgACCGTAACACGGAGTTTTTCCAAGCCCGTGCGACGGCCAGACGGAGAACAAATAAAATTCACTCTCTTCTTTGGGATGATGGCTCGGTCTGTTCTACTCAGAGTCAGATAAAACAGTTGGTGTAGTCCTACTATGAGCAGCTCTTCACGTCCAAACCACGCACGTCTGCTGATGAGCTTCTGCAGGCGATCCCGAGTAAGGTTACCAATGAAATGAATGCTGATTTGTGCAGGCCCTATACTAATGAGGAAATTAGGGCTGCCTTGTTTCAGATGGGGCCGACCAAGGCACTGGGCCCGGATGGATTCTCGGCTCTCTTCTATCAAACTCACTGGGAGTTCTTGGGTGATGACATTTGTCTTGCGGTTCGTGGCTTTTTGAAGGGAAGACCAATCCCTGAAGGTTTCTGCGATTCGGTTATTGTCTTGATTCCAAAGACTACCAAACCAAAGCTGTTGAAGAACTTCCGCCCTATCAGTCTGTGCAATGTTCTCTACAAGATTGCTTCCAAAGTCCTAGCCAACCGCCTGAAAACTATTCTGCATGTGGTGGTCTCGGAGAGTCAGAGTGCCTTTGTTCCTGGCAGATTGATCACGGATAACACCCTTATTGCTTATGAGTGCCTTCACTCCATCCGGAATCAACGTGTGAAGAAACCCTTCTTTGCCCTTaagattgatatgatgaaggcctatgatcaTGTGGAGTGGAGCTACCTGCACCAGTGTCTGACCAAGTTGGGCTTTGCAAATTCATGGATTGAGACTGTGATGCGATGTGTGACTAATGTCCGTTATGCTGTGCATGTCAATGGTGAGTTAACTGAACCGGTGATTCCTTCTTGTGGGATTCGGCAAGGGGACCCAATAAGCCCGTATCTTTTCCTCTTATGCTCTGAAGGTTTATCTAGTCTGCTATTTCAAAAGGAGGCTCGTGGCGAGCTACATGGGATTCGTAATGGCCGTCATGGCCCGTCTATCTCACACCTCCTATTCGCGGACGATAGTATCTTCTTTGCGAAGAGTGATTATCAGAGTGTGGCATCATTGGAATCTACCCTAAGCTCCTACTGTTCGGGTTCGGGCCAGGCTATTAATAAAGACAAGTCTGCACTCTTCTTCGGCCGACACTGCCCCACGAGCGTCAAGGACAGGGTCAAGGCTCAGTTGGGCATCAGCAACGAATCCTTTAAGGACTCATATTTGGGTATGCCGATGGAGGTTGGTAACTCTCCCACGAGTACTTTTAAGTTTCTGGTTGATAAGGCGTGGCAGAACATATTTGGTTGGTCGGATCGGCCTATGTCTAGAGCCGGAACTGAAACTTTACTGAAATCTAagacacaagctatccccaccttcaTCTCTATCTGCTTCCGACTGCCTGTGGCTATCTGTGAGAAGTTCAAGAAAATTGTGTCTGATCAATGGTGGGGTCGTGAGGATGGCAAAAAGAAAATGCATTGGCGTTCTTGGGAGTGGCTTTCTACGCCGAAGTCCCTCGGGGGCATGGGCTTCAAGGATTTGGCGCTCTTCAACCAAGCTATGTTGGGCAAACAAGGATGGAGGCTTCTGACTGATCCAGAATCTTTGTGTGCTCGAGTTCTAAAGGGAAGGTATTTTTcttttggtgatttttggaatgcTTCTGCTCCTAGTTCTACCTCGGCTACTTGGCGTGCTATTCTACATGGGCGGGACCTGCTCAAGCAGGGTGTGCAATGGGGAATAGGAGATGGCAGGAGTACTCTCATTCTCAAGGATCACTGGATCCCTTCCACTCCTCCGGCTATGCTTCGAACTCTTTCACCTATTCCAAACACGGCTACAGTTCTCTGTTTGCTTGATGAAGAGAATGGAGGTTGGAATGAGGAATTCGTGCGTGCTTTTTTCCCTCAAGTGGTGGCTGATGACATCCTTAATATTAATGTGAACCTGGAGGGAGGCCCGGACTATGTGCGCTGGCCGTTTACAAGGTATGGTCATTACTCAGTTCGCTCAGCATACAATATGGCCAAGACGAACTTGTTCTTGTTGACGCGAAGTGGCAATGGTGGGGGCCAGAATTCAGGTTGGCCGTTGGAGGACAAGATGTGGAAGAAGATTTGGAACATCAAGGTCCCGAACAAAATGAAAATCTTGCTGTGGAGGTTTGTTTACAATTGCTTGCCGTCGGGAGAACAATTGCAGCGTCGTCAGGTCCCAACGAGGACGGATTACGTGTTCTGTAGCAGAGCGGAAGGAATCGAGCACGCGTTGCTCTTTTATGGCCATGCAAGACTGGTCTGGGAGGAGATCAAGCAGGTTTTTGGCATCAAATTGTGTCGTTCGTCATTCACTTCTCCTAAGCAGTGGCTTTTCGAACTGTTTGACCGGTGCTCCGACAAGGAAATCtctgtcatcacggtctccttatGGCACATCTGGGAAGCCCGTAATGCTGTTCGCAATGACCCGGAGCCTCCTCATCCTAAGCGGACTGCGGCGAGGTCGATAGCTTATGTGGAGATGATTTTCCAGCACCTTTTCAAGCCTGCTGCTGGCCCTGGACGTGTTTCTCCGGGGACGGGCTTTCGTTGGACTCAGCCACCGCCTGGTACGATGCTGATATCCTCTGATGCGGCGGTGTCCTCCGACTGTGTGTCTTCTGCGGCGGGGGTGGTGGTTCAGGATCATTCCGGACTGTGTGTTGCGGCTGCCTCCGAGCCCTTGCCCGGTGTCTCGTCGCCAGAGCTGGCGGAGGCCTTGGCGCTCCGTCGGGCGGTGCAGCTGGCGGGCGAGAAGAACTTTGATCGGGTGATTTTTCAATCTGATTGCCTCTCGGTGGTTCAAAGGATTCACTCTCCGATCCGGGACAGGTCCATGGTGGGTTCGATCATCGCGGATATCAAGATGGCGTGTCGAGCCTTGTCTTCGGTCTCTTTTATGCATGTTCGTCGGCATTGTAATATTTTAGCTCATGTTTTAGCTAGATCTAGTCTGAACTCTGTGAGTCCTTGTGTTTTTCATTCTGCTCCGGATTGCATCCGGGAGACTCTATGTAATCTGTTTGCTTGATTAATAAAGGCCGACGTTCTCTTAAAAAAAATCGGGTGGGAGGCGTAGGAATGTGCCCCCGCAAATCCGGCAGCACCCACGCACGCGGTTTCCGTCGCGGCCACGACTCCCCCCAATATCCTCTCGCCCGCCGACACGTGGGCCCGGCCCCACTTCGTGCCCCTCAAGGAAGCCACCGAACCGACGTACGCCGGCCGTatcccctcccctccctccgcTCCCTTCGGCAGCCCATATAAATTGCCGCCGCCATCCGCAGCCAATCCGCCCGCAACCTCCCATGGATCGAATCCCCACCCCCCAAAACCCTAACCAACACCCAGCGGAGCGAGCCATCGCCATGGACTCCGACGAGGAGTGGGTCGTCCTCGACTCCGACAACCCCGCCGACTCCTCGGACGACGACCGCGGCGTCCTCGCGCTccccgcctccacctcccccctcgccctctcctcctcctccgacgaggacgacgacgacgacgaggacgaggaggacgaggacgacgacgacgacggcctgCAGTCGGCGGCgggctcggaggaggaggaggacccgttcgaggtggacgaggacgaggacgcgtcGCCGGAGCAGCGGCTCACGCGGCCGCTCTCGGGCATGTTCCACCACACGCCCTTCGACTCGGTCGCCTACGCGGCCTTCGACCCCGTGCGCAGCGCCAAGCAGCTCATCCCGGACCCGGCCTTCTCCGCCTTCCCGGAGCGGGTCTCGGTGCTCGCCTCGTCGCGCGGCCTCGTCTGCCTCCGCGGCTGCGCCACCGGCTTCTACTACGTCGCCAACCCGCTCACCTTCCGCCGCGTGCGCCTCCCGTACCAGAACCGCGACCACCGGCTCGACGCCGACCCGGCCGTCGTCATCACCTTCGAGGACGACGAGGACGCCGCGGGCGCCGTCGGCCTCGGCGCCGGCTTCCGCCACTACCACGTCGTCGTCACCTACCAGGTCCACGACGGCGTCTGGGCCGTCGAGTCCTTCTCCACCCGCACCTGGGACTGGCGCGTCGGGGACGACATCTGCGCGCCCGAGACGGTCGTCGCCCCGTCCGGGGTCGGCGCGCGCGGCCGAGCCTTCTTCCGCACCACCATCGGCCACATCCTCTGCTACACCCCGGAGACGGGCTGCGTCGACCTCATCCCCGCGCCCCAGGAGGTCGAGGGCCGCAAGGACTGGGAGATCGGCGAGATGGAGGGCAACTTCTGCGTCGCCTGCGTCGACCAGGCCGCCAAGGAGGTGGCCGTGCTCTACATGGTGCCCGGCGACAGCGCCGACCAGGTCACCTGGGCCTGGGCAGGCCAGTTCCACGCCAACAAGATGGGCTACCACGACAGGATGACCCTGCTCCGCTCCCAGGGCGCCGCCGAGGTGGTCATGTGGGATCCTCTCGAGCAGCTCGTGCTCGCCGTCGACTTCGATGGCAGGGTCACCCGCTCCATCGGCCCCCTCTCCGGCGGGATGTACTACTCGGATTTCATCCCCTACGTCAACTCATACGCCGACATCTACAGGTACTACTCAGATTAAACTCGATCGAGCCTCCTCTACTCTGTTCTGCCGATTGCATTATTATTGGATCTGTTAGATCGGTTTAATTCAGAGACTTTGATGTTTATGAATCTGATGTGTAAGCATGTCCACATCTGTAGTACTGTGCTCTGTGCATGACTAGTGATCGATGGTGACTGTTCCTGTAGTTGATACATCTGTGGAACTCATGCATATTGACTGGATATATACGCGTTGACTGTTCCTGTAGTTTTCTGATGTGCATGTTCATTAGAATCCACTGGACCTTTGCACGACTAAAATTTCAAGTGTGGATACATATTGTCAGTCTCGAGTCTGCACTTCTGTAGGTTTCTGATGTGGAACACCTACGCATGACTAATTGTTCAGTTGATACAGTTTCTTTGGTAGACAAGCATGGAAATATGGATTAACTTTCCTGAAATTTGAGCTTTTCTTAACTAATCAAGAACTCCCCTCTGTATGTGAAACACCTATGCATGACTAATTCTGCACAGCAACATGTCAGTTCTGTTAAATTCTGATTTCTGAATGTTTCTGATGTGCAAGCATATCTAGATTAGTAGGACTCTGCATGACTAGATGCTGGTCGTTGGTGATATCTGCATTCGTACTGTTTGGTGGTGCTGACTGTTTTCTGTAGTTCTCTGAATTGCATGTTTATTTCGATCCATTAGACCTTTTCAGGACTAACTTAGGTTTGGATTTATATTATTGTCACaaccttcctggaaggctcgagtGAGCCTGCATGCCCATTGATGGGTACCACTTGTCAGTTGGACCATCTTTAGGTTTCTTGTGTTTCTGAATGTGAAAGCATATCTCGACCCTTGGAACTTTGCATGGCTAGTAGATCGATGGTGGTATCCACATACATATTGACTAGATATGTGTTGATTGTTCCTGTAGTTTTCTGATATGCAAGTTTCTTTGGATCCATAGAACCTCCGCACAGCTAATTTTTCATGTTTCTGATGCGAACCTTAATTTGTATTGATGCCTTCCCGTTGTCATTTGGATATGGCTTGTTTAGGTTTCTCATGTGCAAGTTTATTTGGATCCATTGCACCTTTGAGTTACTAAATATTAAACTGATGCAATTTGTTTGGTGGGCTTTCGTGGAAATGTGCATCAACTTTCCTGAAAGTTAAGCTTGTCTTGACTCTTGACTAGGTGTAATTAAGAACTGGACGCGCTTTATGACTAGATGGTGATGCTAGCATGCACATTGACTAGACGTGTTGACGTATATTTGCTGTCAATTGGATCATGCTTCTTAAGGTTTCATTGGTCAGGCTGTCAATTTTCTTGTGGAATGTGGGTGTCGACGCGTACTTTGATGTCAATTGGATCATTCTTCTTTAGGTTTCATTGGTTGGCCTGTTATTTTGTTTGCTGCCGTCTTTGTCTAGTAAAACTGGCTGATTAGGTTTCTGTTCAACCTCAGAATGCTTTCGGTTCTGTTTTGTCAGGCTGATATGGACTATACTGTTTAGTTTATACACTAGTTACCCAGAAGGTTGGTCTTCCTCCTAGCAAGAATATACAGTATTAGATAATACATGATGGACAGTACTACTTGTCTATTTACAATGAGACAGGGGGCCTGTGGTATCATTAGGGGGCTGTGCTGCTGTATTATGcctataaaaacacttgtttggtcaATTAAACAGGGCATTGAAAATTGACAGTGCATTTTGTTGTCTAGTGAACCTAAGCAATTTCATACGCTTGACAAAGTCGATGCTTTATTCCTGATGTATAATTTGTAAGCTGTTACCTGGGTACCTGCTAATGTTAACAGATACCTAGAGCGAATGCTGATTCTTCTTTTGCTGAATTTCTACAAGTTTCTCAATGTAGGAATTCAGAAAGTTGACAATGTTACTTTCTGTAATTTTCAGCGAGGAGGGGGTGGGATCTGTGTTCAAGACCAATGATGAAGCCGTGACATACAAAGTTCCACAAGCATCTGTCAAAGCAGAAATTGATTCCAACTAAATCTGTAAGTATCAGCACAGCACTACTTGCATCCCTCTGTTCTTTGTTTTCCTCTGCTCCATGCTGACTTGTGTCCTCTCTTGTGTCTCTCAGGTACCAAGAAAGGAAAGGATTTgttgatgatggagaaggaatagAAGCTTCCAGATGTGTGCAGCATAAGGGAGAGCTATATAGATATCATTCTTTGGATGGCAGTTTTTGGCTGCTTTGCTGCATAAGCATTCTCATGCAGTTTCTCTAGTAATGCAAAACTATGCTACGatcttgtttcttttttcttttttccaaggGACGAAACTATGTTCTCTTATTGCTACTAGTAGGTGTTTTTGTCTGCCATGTACATACGTAGTTGGTTAGATGCAGACTGCCCCCGTCGAGTTCTTAATTGCTGAATTCGATCATCTGGTGTCCGTGTGATACCATGTTAGCAAATTTCTGGATGCTTTCTTGAATGTTTACCCTCGTTCTTGCATGGCCTCACATTATAATTTCAGATCATGTTCGTGCGTGTTGTTTGGATTCTGTTACTCTGCTTGTACTCCCTGTTTGCATCTTATATGTTGAGAATGAGCTCTTGTCTGAAGAATCAGTAAGCAATGTTTGGATTCAGTTACTAAGAATGAAAAGTCGTTGAAGCTTCTACCCCCTGCGTTCTGATAAACCAAACGAGTTCAAAATTAAAATATTAGAAACACATACCCAGAGATACTAGatgcaaaacaagcatacctatcaGCACCTAAATACATACATGAACCCTGCCTAGTATATGTCTGATTAGCAGTCTACAGAATATCGAATTTTTTGGGTTTGATGTGGATCAAGGCAATGCAGTTAGATAGTAATACATCTGACAGTTCCTTCACCATCCGTCCCGCAAACTTAGCTTTCCATAAATCAGCACCTGCAACCATAATCCCACACTTCCAGACTAATCAAACTCTTGCCCTCGCCCTTCCCTGCGCAATCTGTGTATGCCGCTGCATGTACCACCACCTGCTTCTAGTTTCTTCTTGTTGGCATGTTCCAATACCCACTGAAGAAGCCCTGTGCCTTTTCTGGTTCATTCTTGCTTGGACCGAAACTAAATGCATGATTTTTTTGTACAAGGCTTGCAAAGTTGCAAGCAATTAGCTGAATTTCGGATCATCTGCATTTCCTGTACTCCATTCTGACGGCATTGACAATTCAGAAATGGTATCCAGATAGTAATTTCTATGACAATTCAGAGGGAACACATGATACGACTCGATTAGTCTTTCGTCCACTGTCACCAGCCTAGCATGAAACTATTTTTTTTTTCCTAATAAAAAAGGGAAGGCTACTTCAATTGTCAGTTCCTTCATATGAAAAACACGACAAAATACCTTCAGTTTTTTCAGTTCCTTCATATGAAAAACGCGACAAAATACCTTGAGTTTATACCCTGGTGGCATTGCATTGCATTACAAGTTAGCACGTGCATACAGTTTTCAGGGTTTTTTTTTTCTAACCATGGTAGTTATCAGTTTACCGTTTGCACATTCGCATGCAGAAAATAGGCAATGCATACACAAGAAGAAAATAAGAGAAAGAACAACTCAGTACAGATCCAGCCGGAACCGCTCCGGGACTTCTGGAAAAAAACCGGGACAGGATTCTCAATACACAAGTTAGGGGCCAGGTTAAAACCATTGCTTAATTTGGTATAACTCAATTACCCATCAGTACAGACAGTACCAAGCCCAACATGTGGCAGCAGTCACTAGGAGAAGATAGCAAGCCGCCATCGAGAATTATATATAATGCATTTATAAATCTAGCTATACGTTCAGATGATATATAGTCCTAATTTATCGTAATTATGTAGTAAGTTGGTTTTTTCATATCGTAATTATGTAGTAAGTTCAGATGATATATTTTTGGATTCAGTTACCCTGCTTGCATTGCACTTCCTGTGTTTGTGTTTGCATCTTCTGTTGAGATTGAGCTCTTGTCTGAAGATTGTTCACTAAGACTGAAAAGGCATTGAACCTGAACTGGACACTTGTTACAGTTTTGAAGTCCTTTAGCCTGTGTTGTGATCTTGTAGCTATGGGTAATGCAAACGAGTAAATTTTTTGAATATGTTCTCTGCTGTAACATGGTGGCTGCAACCATCAGTAAACGTATCTTGCAGAATGCAGATGGTATTTTCCATGATAGATGCCAAACCATTACCATTTGCCTAAGGCATCCATCTAAGAGATAGAGATGCCAAACCAGCATATATACCTATCACTGTCAGCACCTACATACATACATAcgttacatacatacatacatgaacCCTGAGTAGCATGGATCTCCGAAACGGCGATGACCGTAATTCTGAAACTGTGTGGTGAGTTCCATATCCTGGGCCGGGTGTTGTTTGGGTTG
This window of the Triticum aestivum cultivar Chinese Spring chromosome 5D, IWGSC CS RefSeq v2.1, whole genome shotgun sequence genome carries:
- the LOC123119139 gene encoding uncharacterized protein codes for the protein MDRIPTPQNPNQHPAERAIAMDSDEEWVVLDSDNPADSSDDDRGVLALPASTSPLALSSSSDEDDDDDEDEEDEDDDDDGLQSAAGSEEEEDPFEVDEDEDASPEQRLTRPLSGMFHHTPFDSVAYAAFDPVRSAKQLIPDPAFSAFPERVSVLASSRGLVCLRGCATGFYYVANPLTFRRVRLPYQNRDHRLDADPAVVITFEDDEDAAGAVGLGAGFRHYHVVVTYQVHDGVWAVESFSTRTWDWRVGDDICAPETVVAPSGVGARGRAFFRTTIGHILCYTPETGCVDLIPAPQEVEGRKDWEIGEMEGNFCVACVDQAAKEVAVLYMVPGDSADQVTWAWAGQFHANKMGYHDRMTLLRSQGAAEVVMWDPLEQLVLAVDFDGRVTRSIGPLSGGMYYSDFIPYVNSYADIYSEEGVGSVFKTNDEAVTYKVPQASVKAEIDSN